ataaaacaCCAGGTGCACTTCCTGCAAGGAagcaggcaaaaaaaaaaagtcaagctGGGAGAACTACTAGGCCAATGTCAAGACAAACTTCATAGTTATTTATAACACAGTCCTGAAAAGGCACCAATGCTCATGCGTACGTAATGCATCCGAAAGGCGTGGCACATTTATGCATTGCTTCTGTTGAGTTTTGCCAGCCTGGTCTCTATTCCTCTCACTCCACCTATTTCATGGTACCATATTAGGGAATTTAACATTTAGTAATATTATACACTACAATAATTCATAAAGCAGGGTTAGGGTCTTTGTAATATGCATGCATTTAAAAATCTGTGGCTTAGTATTCTTGAAATCATGATGAAATGGAAGTGGTGACAGATCTCTTCTTCAGTACTGACATGCTGCCAAGTGAAAAATGTAGGGAGAGGGCTATCCATCAGATGTTGATTGGATGGAGGTACATCTAAATGGAATCTTGAAGTCAATTGTAAGAAGAGGCAGACAAAAATCATTAAAGAATCTGCCATTTCAATGGAACatcaaattatgacattttgttTGAAAATTATGcagtcttttaaaaaaaaaaactggaacaCGCATGGATGAATTGTTCACAACAAGACcaataacatgcatttagaaaatagATATGGTGAATTGTATGCTTTAAGATACAGAACTGGAGATGTCTGAAGCACTTGACACATATCTTGCAAGAACTAGCCAAGACTAAATCTGAAATATCGAAACCTTCATAATATAAATCTCTGGAATAAATGCACTACAGACTAGGCAAGGATTTAAAGTTACACACAAAATTATTGTGGCACATAATGGCTCTGAAGTCTCTGACGTGTCCCTTGTTCACAAAAACAGCCAATCCATTTGTAGAGTATGATATTAAAAGTATGGCATTAAAAGAGTAATGAAAACTAAATAAGTCATGTCTTTAAACACACCAAAAACAACCATACACTCTTACAGTCACCTGAAGGAACCCTTGTGAATGACAAGAAACACTAAAATAAGTGCAATGCTACACATTTCCTATTGCAACCAAGTGTATAACCAAGATGATCTGATATACATTGGCCTTGAGCCTTAGTATCTGGTTGCATCTGACTCCCAAAGCTGCCATTTCACACGGCTGCTTTGTTTCAAAGTCAATGCCGCAATGCTCTTTGATGCTTCTTAATCattcatacaactaaataatttaaaatacctGATCGTCCTATAATTAATAAAACTGAAATTCCATTTAGTTCCATGAAATGCATTCAGTATATTAGGTTTTGAGTGTGCCCTTGTGCCCGCATCACCCCGAGAGCCTGTCCTGTCCCATTACTAAAGGCGAGGAACTGGTAGGTGACTACTCTTTCTGGTATACAGACATGCCCATACCTGCTACCAAAAACTCTATCACTGTGTGTGATACCTGCAAGAGAGTCCAGTCTTGAAATGTGTTTTGTTGGTATAAGTTAAATTGATAATATTCTCAGATTTAGATCACCAACAATACTATAAGTAAAACAGATATCTGACATGATATTCGTTTATTCAGATTTGGTATCACatttaatatgaattataggTTCTAAACTGTGACATACAAATAAATGATACAAGCAGTGGTTGTCTAGCACATCCCCACCCAAAACGACAACATTTGAGATCTCCTCTTACCAGATATCACGTCTGTAGCGTTATCCAACATTTCCATAACTTAATCTCAAACTAGCCATAAGCCAAATGACAAAAAATTGCCAAATTCAAAGACTGTCCGGTAGGTTTGGGTGGATCAAATTGAAGAGTGAAAGCTGTTATGATCACCTAAAAAAGCAGACAAAGACCCGACAGACATAATGATTGACCATACAAAATGTatcaaaataaagcaaaaacacTTATGAATTCAGCTGCACGGGCTTATTTTGTCTGTAACAGAGTTTCTAACATAAGGTCTGATAAGGGAGATCATTTTTATTCGGTACAGCCTCACAACATACAGTTCTGTTTCTGGTAAAGCAGTTTATAACAAACCTAAGCTgaagatctctctctctctctctctattactaatatatatatattagggatgggacgaaatatcgtttgacaaaatatcgcgatacaaaacgtgacgaaacgcatcgaggtcaagggggtaatctagcgctcggaaagcgttccacccctaggggctgccattgctaaccaagccatcacctgctgttagcatcccattgactcccattcatttttgagtcactttgacagtgaataactttacatctgagacgtttaaagactccatttgtccattgtttatttctaaagaaacacgacaatgtataaaaggctccattaccttgtatcttacactatcgccccgcagaagctgtttttgtaaaattaggctaacgattgcgtcataaccaacgcgaccctgtcgcacagttgagaaattaccgtatagacctgaggagacgctcgcaggcaatcttttactgtctatgagacagtcggggggacgtggagacatgtcctggagactagtctgataaagtcaagggggaagaatggggagaagcccatagtgagccaaaagcaacgggagaaaatatttaaacaacgtgattcagctttcgctttccacatctactagaagactcacagctgtcagacaggaggcccacgtcacatctacgtcgtcaagctcagtctgagcctgcgcagttcgctcagccatcaggaagtgagtgcccctaggttgacttcattatttagccgttgacgtcaatggggtcgctgtgtccatttcttttactgtctatgatcgaggtcgaaaaaaatgtatcgcgaaataaagatagatggcactgctgcatgatttgcaTAGAACGAGGTTGgggtgcagcagcaaacattaatagggaaagaaaagggttgacattagcattaatattctaaacgaaaaatgcagttattgcctacataaactaccatattttctgtttaacttttattagactccagaaagaaaagggcattttttcactgagcacattctctgcagtctgagcgcgatgcactgcagctcactctctcatgtctgaggtaaatcattaacaccatcaccgcttacagtacacctgttttattgaactaaatacattacaatcggctaaaacgaatgcacaggttactttcctgaacaagcgcgctcccgagtccgtgttcttcacactgtccacgtgaatcgcggcCCAGTCATGggcccagttcggcgcgcacgcgcaaaataccggcagttcaacaggaaatgcggatctcttaaaggggccgcactttattcctactcgtgtaatatggacctcctccaggtatggtgtggttctggttcgctcactggtacacattaacaatttttcatacgaactttgccctgttctgaattaaactgccagtgtaaaaactccctttatattcttaaaatgagagaaatcactaacagttacttactcattatttttaagtttaggcttaagagacatgaacaatttcttagataaacatatctatgatctttgatatgtctagtcttcatactgtattgattattattgaataagtatggtttcactaataataaatgtacatttgcttaaagcatgcatatttgtccatacctatgttgattagagtattaaaaacttaatttaaacttaatttaagatacatttacaattgctaaaaaggtgcgatttaaaatcgagttaactcatgacaatcatgcagttaatcgcgattcaatattttaatcgattgacagccctacagtgccctccacaattattggcacccctgtttaagatgtggtcgcggacttctaaaaattcttctttttttttaacaacataaacaacatagaaccaaaatgcaaaaaaagagaaaaatcctaccgttcgtttaagtacattactttggtggtaaaaaaaatcacagatttgaaaaaaataaacataaaatttgatatcgtatcgtgacgtatcgtatcgtaaccctggcatatcgaggtgcatcgtatcgtgagtttaagtgtatcgtcccatccctaatattatatatatatatatatatatatatatatatatatatatatatataagtatttGCAACAAGATTAGACaagtttttcatttaatttgcaACAAATGCAACAAAGAAACAATGAAGATGCAAatcatataaaaaaatcatcttCCCAGAAGCATGAACTGCAGTATGTATAATAATTAGCATTTAACATGTAATATGCACTACTGAAGAATTTAATACACCCATTGACCACCACTGTGGAGAATAAAGGAGAAACCCTCTTATCATAATAGCAGATGCACAGCTGTTGTGTCTTAACACGATAAGAGACTAATAGTTTTGTAAATGTATACAGAGAGAGATATAAAGCATTAAAAATACTCAAAGCTCCtaataaatttcattttagTATCCATAACTAACAAAGAATGTCAATTGATTACGAACTGGATAAAAACAGAATTATGGCCTACTATCTCAGCTGCTGCTTAAAACAAACAAGAAGCACAAATTAGTATCGAAGACAGACATTTGTTAAAACTGGTGTTTAATAACAGGCAAAGGTACCTCACTAGGTATTttcagcattttattcagctcGCTAAAAGCAGCTCTGCAAACAAAGGGTCAAACAGGCAGAGCTGCTAATACGCTAGGCTACCAGCAAGGGATCTTTCATTCAAATGGGACATAAACACTAGAAATGTAATACTTATGTTGTCACGGTAAACACGGGCACCGTGTATTAAGAGTCATGTCAACGCAAATGTAATAGCCGGTTTATGAAACATCACACACTGTCTATATACACAAACAGCAGCGGCGGCGCCTGAATGTGTCCAACCCGACAACAGCTCGAGCCCAGCGCGAGACAGCTTTGTTCGAGGCTCTCGTACAACACCCCTAACCCCACGCACAGGAATTAAACCGCTATAATTtcctaaaaatatattaatatattaccATACGAGCTGCCTCAGCCCACGTGCGCTCCTTCTTTCTCTTCTGTTTGTCCTTCATGTTGCCGCGCGGGTGCGGATTTCTGCAGCGGATATGAAACGTGTGCGTGATACAAGGCAAGCCCGCTAGCGTGCTAGGCTAGCTGGAAGAGCAAAAGGGTCTTTGATTCCTTTTCACCTCTGGTACTTGCGTAGTCGTTCCGTTTAAACTCGCACGCGTTTCCGTGAAACGGTTTGCAAATAAAGCGCTCGGTTGTTGCAGCAGCGGTGGtccagggagtttttttttggTAACGTCTCACTGGTCAGATAATGGTAAACACAGACAGGGCGCAGAACAGGCGAGCCCCAGCAGCTTTTGGCATACTGCAGGAAATCCTCACTTTGGAATGCAAGACGAGGAGAACACAACaatgaggtcaaaggtcaaacaCACTGCAGGAATGCAACACAAAAACAATTCTCCCCATCCCCCTCTTCTTCAGACGCTCCTACAGCCGCGGCTCATCTGACGCATCTGACGGGATGAGGCCACTCCCATTGTTATTTGCGGCGAGATCAAACGTGATTCATATTAGGCAGCAAGAcacataataaaaacattagaaTTATTTTTCCCCCTCTATGTGCACTACATGAAACGACTGAGACGTATTAAAGCgttatttaaagtaaaaaaagtcAAGGTCCTGTGGATGAActggacaaataaatacataataataaatgtttaaaatatggaaACTGTATTAtgtttggcatgtttcattTTATGGGGCTTTGACATAGAATTatcttttaaagaggaaactTTAATTAAAGCTTGTGTTGTGTCAGTTTATAGTTGATTAtatgtatagtttttttttttttttttttttaaatcaatggaTTAAGACGACTTGCGTTGAGTTACTAAAGTGCATTTGCGACCattagacttttattttgaagggcTTCAATAACGAATCACCGGAAAACATAACTGAAATATATAATTCAGTTCGTTTCAAGTATTGTTTTAGTGAAAAGGGAAATTTTGGCCCAGAGTGATGTTTGTTATTGATTGtaacaatgtatattatttcaAATAACAGCAACGAGTATGCTCATTTTAAAGCTTTTGAGACACTGCGGGGCTTTTCATAACCGCCATCTTTGTTCGGGGCAAAGATGCCGAAAAGTTGTTCTGCATATAATTGCACGAATAGGTACAGTAACAAGAATCCGGAGATCACGTTCCACAGGTAGGTAATGGTAAGTAGGTCATTGTCATGATGATCTGATGGCATAATATTAAAAAGGTATCCTTAATATATTTGGCAAGACTTTCACCATAATCCCATGTCAGATTCCCTTTCAGCAAACCATCGGTTATGAAACAATGGTTAGATAACATTGGACGTGACGACTTTCAACCACGGAAACACATGGTTATCTGTTCACATCATTTTACCCTGGACTGTTTCAGTGGTTTGGGCAACCGTAAAAATCTGTTGTGGAACGCAGTGCCAACTCTTTTTGTAGTCCCACATCAGGATGCAAAGGTAAATCAGGCCAAGgctttattattttaaacacaactaatacacaatgtttttttttcatctgtCTCATTAGCATCTTTCTACCGTCAGCAAAATAATTCTAGGAAGAGGTTGAAAAGGGCTTTcaaatctgctgctgaccaaTGTGATGGCATTGCTACTGATAGGATGCCTCCTTTCACTGAGGAGACTCAAACTGAAGAGACGCAGGAGGATGCTCAACACTCCCACAGTAATGTAGTTTACTGTCAATACACAAAGGTGAATCTTTTATCATACAACCTACTCATATATCTGTGTATATACAATAGTTAagcatttaatgtttttttttttttaaccaggaTTTAGCTGCCACAGACCACACCTATGCCCTTTTGGATCCATGCACAACCAAAGCCCGTCTGTTTAACATTTTAGATGCCAACAGATGTCTACAGAG
This region of Pseudorasbora parva isolate DD20220531a chromosome 6, ASM2467924v1, whole genome shotgun sequence genomic DNA includes:
- the thap3 gene encoding THAP domain-containing protein 3, which produces MPKSCSAYNCTNRYSNKNPEITFHRFPFSKPSVMKQWLDNIGRDDFQPRKHMVICSHHFTLDCFSGLGNRKNLLWNAVPTLFVVPHQDAKQNNSRKRLKRAFKSAADQCDGIATDRMPPFTEETQTEETQEDAQHSHSNVVYCQYTKDLAATDHTYALLDPCTTKARLFNILDANRCLQRRLQTKSRVIKRMKLKLKDAQRKLLTLRRQLRYRHTHRQRH